In one Neobacillus sp. CF12 genomic region, the following are encoded:
- the mutM gene encoding DNA-formamidopyrimidine glycosylase — protein MPELPEVETVRKTLKQLVSHKQIENITVHWPKIIKNPVEVEQFIDALKGEIIEDVGRRGKFLIIYTQTFALVSHLRMEGKYGLYPKEEPYDKHTHVIFHFTDGSELRYRDVRKFGTMHLYKKGEEFLKPPLIDLGPEPFSKEFTKEYLSMKLKKTNRKVKPALLDQKVFVGLGNIYVDEALFRSGIHPERIANSLSEKELTLLHREIVKTLEEAVKKGGSTIRSYVNSQGEIGMFQLELYAYGRKGEECKKCGTPLEKTTVGGRGTHYCPVCQKL, from the coding sequence ATGCCGGAACTTCCAGAAGTAGAAACTGTAAGAAAGACGTTAAAACAGCTTGTTTCACATAAACAAATTGAGAATATAACCGTACATTGGCCGAAAATCATCAAAAATCCAGTTGAGGTTGAGCAATTCATTGATGCTCTTAAAGGAGAAATCATTGAGGATGTTGGTCGAAGGGGAAAGTTCCTAATTATCTACACACAAACCTTCGCTTTAGTTTCCCATTTAAGGATGGAAGGCAAATATGGGCTTTATCCAAAGGAAGAACCTTATGATAAACATACGCATGTTATCTTTCATTTTACCGATGGAAGTGAATTGCGTTATCGGGATGTCCGTAAATTTGGAACAATGCACTTATATAAAAAAGGGGAGGAATTTCTAAAACCTCCGCTTATTGACCTTGGACCCGAACCGTTTTCAAAAGAGTTTACCAAGGAATATTTGTCTATGAAGCTGAAAAAGACCAACAGGAAGGTGAAACCAGCACTCCTGGATCAAAAAGTCTTTGTTGGACTTGGAAACATCTATGTGGATGAAGCCTTATTCCGTTCTGGCATTCATCCAGAACGAATTGCAAATTCTCTGAGTGAAAAAGAATTAACATTGCTGCATCGGGAGATTGTTAAGACCTTAGAGGAAGCGGTCAAAAAAGGTGGAAGTACCATTCGCTCCTACGTAAACTCGCAAGGGGAAATTGGGATGTTCCAACTTGAATTATATGCTTATGGTCGTAAAGGGGAAGAGTGTAAAAAGTGTGGAACCCCATTAGAAAAAACGACAGTAGGGGGACGTGGGACTCATTATTGTCCTGTCTGCCAAAAACTATAG
- the ytaF gene encoding sporulation membrane protein YtaF: MFQLFSLLLLAFALSLDSFSVGFTYGLRKMVLPLKSVLIIATCSAISLMIAVSIGHGLAKIFSPNITASLGGFILIALGAWVLYQFFRPEKEKDAELLEHEKLIINFEIRSLGIAINILKKPMTADFDRSGTITGIEAFMLGFALSIDAFGAGIGAAMLGFSPLYLALSVAVKSSLFLLLGIKSGVFFHKFNLVQKFTFLPGVLLIIIGIMKL; the protein is encoded by the coding sequence ATGTTTCAATTGTTCTCACTTCTCCTGCTGGCTTTTGCTCTCAGTCTTGATAGCTTTAGCGTAGGGTTTACGTATGGACTAAGAAAAATGGTACTGCCACTTAAATCAGTACTCATCATTGCAACCTGTTCAGCAATTTCCTTAATGATTGCAGTGTCAATTGGTCATGGCCTGGCAAAAATCTTTTCTCCGAATATTACAGCAAGCCTTGGGGGATTCATCCTAATCGCTCTTGGCGCCTGGGTATTGTATCAATTTTTTAGGCCGGAAAAAGAAAAGGATGCAGAACTACTCGAACATGAAAAGCTAATTATTAATTTTGAAATCCGCTCGTTAGGAATAGCCATTAATATTTTAAAAAAACCAATGACAGCGGACTTTGACCGTTCGGGTACGATTACTGGAATCGAGGCATTCATGCTGGGTTTTGCCTTATCTATAGATGCGTTTGGTGCAGGAATCGGGGCAGCCATGCTTGGCTTTTCACCCTTATATTTAGCTCTTAGCGTTGCTGTAAAGAGTTCTTTATTTCTCCTATTGGGAATAAAGAGTGGTGTATTTTTTCATAAATTTAACTTAGTCCAAAAGTTTACCTTTTTACCGGGGGTCTTGTTAATTATCATCGGTATAATGAAATTATGA
- the coaE gene encoding dephospho-CoA kinase (Dephospho-CoA kinase (CoaE) performs the final step in coenzyme A biosynthesis.), with protein MSLVIGLTGGIASGKSTVSNMLKEMAITVIDADVEARLAVEKGEPAYQKIIDEFGDDILLPSGEIDRVKLGSIIFHNAEKRQLLNGIVHPEVRKRMNNQVEAARARGEQVIVLDIPLLFESKLTHMVEKTILVYVDRDIQLKRLMERNALSLEDAEARIKSQMPLSDKVPLADAVINNNGAIEDTKKQVIEVLNAWGIALT; from the coding sequence ATGTCACTAGTAATCGGACTAACAGGCGGAATAGCCAGTGGAAAAAGTACAGTTTCAAATATGCTGAAAGAAATGGCCATCACTGTCATTGATGCAGACGTAGAAGCCCGCCTTGCTGTTGAAAAAGGAGAACCAGCCTATCAAAAAATCATTGATGAATTCGGTGACGATATTTTACTGCCTAGCGGAGAAATTGATAGGGTAAAACTGGGTTCGATCATTTTTCATAACGCTGAAAAAAGACAACTCTTAAATGGCATTGTTCATCCTGAAGTTAGAAAAAGGATGAATAATCAAGTTGAGGCAGCCAGGGCTCGCGGGGAACAGGTCATCGTCCTCGATATTCCCTTGCTGTTTGAAAGCAAACTAACACATATGGTGGAAAAAACAATCCTTGTATATGTAGATAGAGATATCCAGTTAAAAAGACTGATGGAACGTAATGCCCTATCACTTGAGGATGCAGAGGCAAGAATTAAATCACAAATGCCCCTTTCAGATAAAGTACCATTAGCCGACGCCGTCATCAATAATAATGGTGCCATTGAGGATACAAAAAAACAGGTAATTGAGGTTTTGAATGCGTGGGGAATAGCATTGACTTAA
- a CDS encoding glyceraldehyde-3-phosphate dehydrogenase — translation MKARIAINGFGRIGRMVFRKAILENKLDIIAINASYPSETLAHLIKYDTVHGAFQGDIIALDDELIVNGKRVKLLNNRNPEQLPWKELNIDVVIEATGKFNSRDKASLHLDAGAKKVIITAPGKNEDITIVMGVNEEKLDITQHDVISNASCTTNCLAPVAKVLDEKFGIENGLMTTIHSYTNDQRNIDNPHKDLRRARACGQSIIPTSTGAAKALSLVLPQLKGKLHGMSLRVPTPNVSLVDLVVDLKQDVTIDDINQAFVEAKNGSLQGILDFTMEPLVSVDFNTNPYSAIIDGLSTMVMGDRKVKVLAWYDNEWGYSSRVVDLTLYVAHLMANSNQVKVG, via the coding sequence ATGAAGGCGAGAATTGCAATTAATGGTTTTGGGAGAATTGGAAGGATGGTTTTTAGAAAAGCGATCCTTGAAAATAAGCTGGATATTATTGCTATCAATGCAAGCTATCCATCGGAAACGCTGGCTCATTTAATCAAATATGATACGGTTCATGGTGCATTTCAAGGGGATATTATTGCATTAGACGATGAGCTAATTGTGAACGGTAAACGAGTTAAATTACTTAATAATCGCAATCCAGAGCAACTTCCATGGAAAGAGTTAAATATCGATGTAGTAATTGAAGCAACCGGAAAATTTAACTCACGTGATAAAGCTAGTTTGCACTTAGATGCAGGCGCGAAAAAGGTAATTATAACTGCACCGGGCAAAAATGAGGATATTACGATTGTGATGGGAGTTAACGAAGAAAAACTCGATATTACGCAACATGATGTTATTTCTAATGCTTCTTGTACAACTAACTGTCTTGCACCTGTAGCAAAAGTGCTAGATGAAAAGTTTGGTATCGAAAATGGTCTGATGACCACGATTCACTCCTATACAAATGATCAGCGCAACATCGATAACCCACATAAAGATTTGCGTAGAGCTAGAGCATGTGGACAATCTATCATTCCAACTTCTACAGGTGCTGCTAAAGCGTTGTCACTTGTATTACCTCAGTTAAAGGGTAAACTGCATGGGATGTCACTTCGTGTACCTACACCAAATGTTTCGCTAGTGGATTTAGTTGTTGATTTGAAACAAGATGTTACGATTGATGATATTAATCAAGCATTTGTTGAAGCTAAAAATGGTTCGTTGCAGGGAATCCTAGATTTTACGATGGAACCACTTGTATCAGTAGATTTTAATACAAATCCGTACTCTGCAATCATTGACGGACTATCAACCATGGTAATGGGTGACAGGAAAGTAAAAGTGCTGGCATGGTATGATAACGAATGGGGTTATTCTTCCCGTGTCGTCGATCTTACTTTATATGTTGCACACCTAATGGCGAATTCAAATCAAGTGAAAGTTGGATAA
- the speD gene encoding adenosylmethionine decarboxylase, with the protein METMGRHVISELWGCDFEKLNDMNFIEQTFVEAALKSGAEIREVAFHKFAPQGVSGVVIISESHLTIHSFPEHGYASIDVYTCGDLNPNVAADYIAEALNAQTRENIEIPRGMGPVHVKQAKAL; encoded by the coding sequence ATGGAAACAATGGGACGTCACGTGATCTCTGAATTATGGGGATGCGATTTTGAAAAATTGAATGATATGAATTTTATTGAACAAACTTTTGTCGAAGCAGCTCTTAAATCAGGTGCGGAAATTCGCGAGGTTGCATTTCATAAATTTGCACCACAAGGCGTAAGCGGTGTTGTTATTATTTCTGAATCGCACTTAACAATTCACAGTTTTCCTGAGCACGGCTATGCAAGCATTGATGTTTATACTTGCGGCGATTTAAACCCAAATGTAGCAGCAGATTATATTGCAGAAGCTTTGAATGCACAAACTCGTGAAAATATTGAAATTCCACGTGGTATGGGTCCTGTTCATGTAAAACAGGCAAAAGCTCTTTAA
- the nrdR gene encoding transcriptional regulator NrdR gives MKCPSCQNYGTRVLDSRPVDEGRATRRRRECEECGYRFTTFEKIEEIPLIVVKKEGTREEFSRDKILRGLIKACEKRPVALKELEDITQGVEKELRSQGISEIKSELIGEMVMDRLAHVDEVAYVRFASVYRQFKDINVFIQELKELINKEKS, from the coding sequence ATGAAGTGCCCTTCATGTCAAAATTATGGTACACGTGTGCTTGATTCCCGGCCGGTAGATGAGGGTCGTGCAACCCGAAGAAGGCGAGAGTGTGAAGAATGTGGATATCGTTTCACGACATTCGAAAAGATTGAAGAAATTCCACTTATTGTCGTCAAAAAGGAAGGTACTAGGGAAGAATTCAGCCGTGATAAAATTTTACGAGGCTTAATCAAAGCGTGTGAAAAACGCCCTGTTGCTTTAAAAGAATTAGAAGATATTACCCAAGGGGTAGAAAAGGAACTACGCAGTCAAGGAATTTCAGAGATAAAAAGTGAATTGATTGGTGAAATGGTCATGGACAGGCTTGCACATGTGGATGAAGTGGCATATGTGCGCTTTGCCTCTGTTTACCGTCAATTTAAAGATATAAATGTTTTTATTCAAGAATTAAAAGAACTGATAAACAAGGAGAAATCCTAA
- a CDS encoding replication initiation and membrane attachment family protein produces MAQHWQELIPIDRYLVTSSGLLHEYDRKVLTFLYQPLIGSTCLSLYMTLWAELDENRLWSESSTHHLLMNLLSVNLKDIHEARLKLEGIGLLKTYVKTDESGRSFIYEIHPPLNPEQFFLDGMLNIYLYRKIGKNHFSRLKRFFSIPKKPMEEDYLDVTRAFQDVFASATPGSLQYMQEHSEDLEAEPAQEFIGRSDQKPIQIDTSTFDFEMLMAGLNESLVPQKSLTKKVKEVVSNLAFLYGISPIEMKNFILGAINENDEIDIEDLRKGARDWYQFENYDQLPSLINRTQPAVHQVQLTEPKTQEEKLIRYYETTPPIVTFKELSGGVEPSVANLKILEEIMIKYKLPPGVVNVLIEVVLRKTDMKFTKNFVESIASHWARLKIKTVKDAMEAARKEERSFKESKKTGKATNKKPIRTEVLPDWFEENGKESVKDSKQDDPDLEAKKRSIEEKLKAFRK; encoded by the coding sequence ATGGCGCAGCATTGGCAGGAATTGATTCCGATTGACCGTTACCTTGTTACGTCAAGTGGATTGCTGCATGAATATGATCGTAAAGTGCTTACTTTTTTGTATCAGCCCTTAATCGGCTCAACATGTTTGAGCTTATATATGACACTTTGGGCTGAACTTGATGAAAATAGATTGTGGTCTGAATCCTCCACCCATCATTTATTGATGAATTTATTAAGTGTCAATTTAAAGGATATACATGAGGCAAGATTGAAACTAGAGGGGATTGGGCTATTAAAAACCTATGTAAAAACAGATGAAAGCGGACGTTCTTTCATTTATGAAATCCACCCCCCGCTAAACCCGGAGCAATTCTTCCTTGATGGTATGCTAAATATTTATTTATATCGAAAAATAGGGAAGAATCATTTTTCAAGACTAAAACGATTTTTTAGCATCCCCAAAAAGCCAATGGAAGAAGATTATTTGGATGTGACAAGAGCGTTTCAGGATGTGTTTGCTTCTGCAACGCCTGGCAGTCTTCAGTATATGCAGGAGCATTCCGAAGACTTGGAGGCAGAACCTGCTCAAGAATTTATTGGGAGATCAGATCAAAAACCAATTCAAATTGACACTTCAACCTTTGATTTTGAGATGTTAATGGCCGGTCTTAATGAATCACTAGTCCCTCAAAAGTCACTTACTAAAAAGGTTAAAGAGGTTGTTAGCAACCTTGCCTTTCTCTATGGTATTAGTCCTATTGAAATGAAGAACTTTATTCTAGGGGCTATTAATGAAAACGATGAAATTGATATCGAGGATCTTCGAAAAGGTGCACGAGATTGGTATCAATTTGAAAATTATGATCAACTCCCGAGTTTGATCAATCGAACACAGCCGGCTGTACATCAGGTTCAATTAACGGAACCTAAGACTCAAGAAGAAAAATTAATTCGTTATTATGAAACTACACCGCCGATTGTCACTTTTAAGGAACTATCAGGCGGGGTAGAACCTTCTGTGGCGAATTTAAAAATATTAGAAGAAATCATGATAAAATATAAACTTCCACCTGGCGTTGTAAATGTATTAATTGAAGTTGTGCTGAGAAAAACGGACATGAAATTTACAAAGAATTTTGTTGAATCCATTGCCAGCCACTGGGCACGACTTAAAATAAAGACAGTGAAGGACGCAATGGAGGCTGCTAGAAAAGAAGAACGCAGCTTTAAAGAGAGTAAAAAGACAGGGAAAGCTACGAACAAAAAACCAATTCGAACAGAGGTCTTACCGGATTGGTTTGAAGAGAATGGAAAAGAGAGTGTAAAAGATTCGAAGCAGGATGACCCAGATCTTGAAGCGAAAAAACGTTCCATTGAAGAAAAACTAAAAGCCTTTCGAAAATAG
- the dnaI gene encoding primosomal protein DnaI → MEKINRTLKRLASNESFQKRYEEQRKQVLNHPEIHAFLTEHQNELDQGTIEKSMSKLYEYTQQSIECNRCESLEGCVNFMKGFHPDLVLVRNSIDVVYKRCPRKVMADEQKKNQKLIKSLYVPRDILEATFEDFEGDLGRLDAGDKAATFLMNYEAGLKPKGLYLYGKFGVGKSYLLGAIANELAKKQITSMIVYVPELLREMKSAIGDNSLNEKIEALKKEPILMLDDIGAEAVSSWTRDEVLGPILQFRMLEKLPTFFTSNFDFQGLEHHLTYSQRGEEEKMKARRIMERIRSLSDPVLVDGPNRRD, encoded by the coding sequence TTGGAAAAAATAAATCGAACACTTAAGCGTTTAGCCTCAAATGAAAGTTTTCAGAAGCGCTATGAAGAGCAGCGGAAGCAAGTGCTAAATCACCCTGAAATTCATGCCTTTCTGACAGAGCATCAAAATGAACTAGATCAGGGTACGATTGAAAAAAGCATGAGTAAGCTTTATGAATATACCCAGCAAAGTATAGAATGTAATCGGTGCGAGAGTCTGGAGGGTTGTGTGAATTTCATGAAAGGCTTTCACCCTGATTTGGTGCTGGTTCGTAATTCAATCGATGTTGTTTATAAACGCTGCCCTAGAAAAGTTATGGCGGATGAACAAAAGAAAAACCAAAAGCTTATCAAAAGTCTATACGTGCCAAGAGACATATTGGAAGCTACCTTTGAGGACTTTGAGGGTGACTTGGGTCGTTTAGATGCGGGGGATAAGGCGGCTACGTTTTTAATGAATTACGAGGCAGGTCTTAAGCCTAAGGGGTTATATCTATATGGTAAGTTTGGTGTGGGGAAATCTTATTTATTAGGAGCCATTGCCAACGAGTTAGCTAAAAAGCAAATTACATCCATGATTGTTTATGTTCCAGAACTGCTGCGCGAGATGAAAAGTGCGATTGGTGATAATTCTTTAAATGAAAAAATTGAAGCTTTAAAGAAAGAGCCAATCTTAATGCTTGATGATATTGGTGCTGAAGCTGTTTCCAGCTGGACAAGGGATGAAGTATTGGGACCAATCCTTCAATTTAGAATGCTCGAAAAGCTTCCAACCTTTTTCACTTCAAATTTTGATTTTCAGGGCCTTGAGCACCATTTAACCTACAGTCAGCGTGGTGAAGAGGAAAAGATGAAGGCGCGGAGAATCATGGAAAGAATTCGAAGTTTAAGTGATCCCGTCCTCGTTGATGGACCAAATCGCCGTGATTAA